In Helianthus annuus cultivar XRQ/B chromosome 3, HanXRQr2.0-SUNRISE, whole genome shotgun sequence, a single window of DNA contains:
- the LOC110931651 gene encoding uncharacterized protein LOC110931651 — protein sequence MADELPLWFPPMSSDDSSDSSILFFQNLIEEAELQDTGTSNRRRYIERQREEGHETLMADYFVEDPKYNEDIFRHRFRMSKRLFLKIVSDVEENDPWFVEAPDARGRKGFTPLQKVTSAIKQLATGNTPDENDEYLHMAERTSRECLEYFCDTVCKIYGPEFLRRPTSHDMALLYQAHKEKHHLPEYRGQYMRGDHRYPTIMLEAVASQDLWFWHAFAGPPGSQNDINSIPYPHEVNEKKFKRQHEAARKDVERAFGVLKGKWGVLSRPMRARSVKKIRNVVYTCIILHNMILKDDGKAIAPVHIRDPPVEPALDDTVLGELLNEDTHWRLKHDLIDHLASQDLPHLLADSDED from the exons ATGGCGGATGAACTCCCGTTATGGTTCCCACCCATGAGTAGCGACGATTCATCCGATAGTAGCattcttttttttcaaaatctcatcgaaGAAGCCGAACTTCAAGATACCGGCACATCTAACCGAAGGAGATATATTGAACGTCAACGTGAGGAGGggcatgagacactcatggcgGATTATTTTGTCGAAGACCCGAAGTACAACGAAGATATCTTTCGGCATAGGTTCCGTATGTCGAAacgtttgtttctaaaaattgtGTCCGATGTGGAAGAGAACGACCCGTGGTTTGTAGAGGCCCCCGATGCGCGAGGTAGGAAGGGCTTTACGCCCTTGCAAAAGGTGACATCGGCTATTAAACAGCTCGCAACTGGAAACACTCCAGACGAGAACGACGAGTACTTGCATATGGCCGAAAGAACTTCCCGCGAGTGCCTAGAATATTTTTGTGACACGGTTTGCAAAATATATGGTCCAGAGTTCTTACGTAGACCGACAAGCCACGACATGGCACTTTTATACCAAGCTCATAAGGAAAAACATCACCTTCCAG AGTATCGAGGCCAATACATGCGAGGAGATCATAGATATCCGACTATTATGCTCGAAGCGGTTGCTTCTCAAGACTTATGGTTTTGGCATGCTTTTGCCGGTCCACCGGGTTCTCAAAACGATATCAAT tcgatCCCTTACCCTCACGAAGTAAACGAAAAGAAATTCAAAAGGCAACATGAGGCGGCAAGAAAAGACGtcgaacgggcttttggtgttttgaagGGGAAATGGGGTGTATTGAGTCGACCGATGCGAGCAAGATCGGTTAAAAAAATTAGGAATGTCGTGTACACGTgtattattttacacaacatgattttgaaagacgATGGAAAGGCGATAGCACCGGTGCACATTCGGGATCCTCCGGTCGAGCCGGCTCTAGACGATACGGTGTTGGGCGAGTTGTTGAATGAAGACACCCATTGGAGACTCAAACATGATCTCATAGATCATCTCGCAAGTCAAGATTTACCCCATCTTTTGGCCGATTCCGACGAAGACTAG
- the LOC110929195 gene encoding probable polygalacturonase, translating into MGKIPMEEIKKELKLVDLSNEAIEDLLQVLSMKSLTELEDSCTNTRIEDGYIVSGDNCVAVKSGWDEYGIAYGMQTQQLVI; encoded by the exons ATGGGGAAAATACCCATGGAGGAGATCAAGAAAGAGCTGAAGTTGGTTGATTTATCAAATGAAGCTATTGAGGATCTATTGCAAGTTCTTTCCATGAAGTCTTTAACGGAGTTGGAAG ATTCTTGCACAAATACACGAATCGAGGACGGTTACATTGTGTCCGGGGACAATTGTGTAGCCGTGAAGAGCGGTTGGGACGAGTACGGGATCGCATACGGTATGCAGACCCAACAACTTGTAATCTGA